In the Pseudomonadota bacterium genome, TCAGTTTCAAAGTCATAGTGCATCAGGGGGCCGGGGCTTTTGTCTGTGGTGAGTCAACCGCGCTGATGACCGCGCTCGAAGGACGGGTCGGAGAACCCCGGCCTAAGTATATCCGCTCCAATATCAAAGGACTGTGGAATCGTCCCAGCGTACTCAATAACGTCGAAACCTGGGCCAACGTGCCGCTGATTATCAATCGCGGGGCGGACTGGTTCCGGCAATACGGCACCGAAAGCAGCAAGGGTACCAAGATCTTTTCCCTGGTCGGTAAGATCACCAATACCGGTCTGGTCGAGGTGCCGATGGGGATGACCCTGCGGGATATCATTTTTAAAATTGGTGGCGGGATTCCCGGAAATAAGCGGTTTAAGGCGGTGCAGACCGGCGGCCCTTCGGGGGGCTGTATTCCGGAAAGTCTGCTCGATCTTGAGGTTGGTTTCGATGAGTTGGCCAAGGTTGGTTCGATGATGGGGTCCGGCGGCATGATCGTCATGGATGAAGACACCTGCATGGTCGATGTCGCTCGTTATTTCATTGAATTTTTAACCGATGAGTCCTGCGGCAAATGTGTTCCCTGCCGGGAAGGGCTGCGCCAGATGGTGAAGATTCTGACCAATATCACGCAGGGCAAAGGTAAGGAGGGCGATCTTGAGTTGTTGCAGGAGCTTTCCGAGACCGCCAAGGAAGCCGCGCTCTGTGCTCTCGGCCAGAGTGCGCCCAATCCCTTTCTCAGCACCTTGCGTTATTTCCGCGATGAATACGAGGCCCATATAGCGGAAAAACGCTGTCCGGCCCTCTCCTGCAAGGCCCTGATCGCCTTTTATATCGACCCGGAGAAATGTCAGGCCTGCGGCAGTTGCCGGCGAAAATGCCCGGCCGAGGCCATCAGCGGCGGGAAGAATCAGATTCATGTCATTGATCAGGATAAGTGCACCAAGTGCGGGACCTGTCTTGAAGTCTGTCCCTCGCGTTTTGCCGCGGTTACCAGAATTTCCGGGGTGCCGGTGCCCGCGCCGTTGCCGGAAGCTGAGAGATCCATAACCAGAAAGGCCAAGAGTGATGCGTGAAATCATTTTAGAAATTGATGGCCGGGAAGTTAAAGCCCGGGAAGGAATGACGGTTCTGGAAGCGGCTCTGGCGGCCGGAATCAGGATTCCGACGCTTTGCTACCATGAGAAACTCGAACCTTTCGGCAGCTGCCGTCTGTGTACGGTGGAGATTGAAATCAAGGGCTGGAAAAAGCTGGTGGCGGCTTGCGTTTATCCGGTGGAACCGGGTCTGATGGTTCGGACCCGGACCGAGAAGGTGGATCGTATCCGCAAAATGATTGTTGAGCTTTATCTCGCTCATGCTCCGGATTCCTTTGTCCTGGAAGAACTCGAGCGGGAGTATGGGGCGGATCGCAACCGTTTTGCGAAAGAGGCTTCCTTTTGCATTCACTGC is a window encoding:
- a CDS encoding 4Fe-4S dicluster domain-containing protein, whose protein sequence is MSQINSPLELETFRARILAARDSAKTSITLCSGSACLASGSAEVAVALKHEIEALGLNERVELRRTGCHGYCERGPIIICNPEGICYFRIKPEDVPEVVSKTLRDKQIVERLLYTEPGTGEKIIHEEEIPFYKHQQRLVFGDNVKLDPKSIDDYLAVGGYAALAKALSTMSGSDVLEEIKKSSLRGRGGGGFPAGRKWEGSRDAPEPIKYVIVNADEGDPGAYMDRSLLEGNPHCILEGLALGAYAVGAREGYIYVRQEYPLAVANVLLAIEKAEAYGFLGENILGSDFSFKVIVHQGAGAFVCGESTALMTALEGRVGEPRPKYIRSNIKGLWNRPSVLNNVETWANVPLIINRGADWFRQYGTESSKGTKIFSLVGKITNTGLVEVPMGMTLRDIIFKIGGGIPGNKRFKAVQTGGPSGGCIPESLLDLEVGFDELAKVGSMMGSGGMIVMDEDTCMVDVARYFIEFLTDESCGKCVPCREGLRQMVKILTNITQGKGKEGDLELLQELSETAKEAALCALGQSAPNPFLSTLRYFRDEYEAHIAEKRCPALSCKALIAFYIDPEKCQACGSCRRKCPAEAISGGKNQIHVIDQDKCTKCGTCLEVCPSRFAAVTRISGVPVPAPLPEAERSITRKAKSDA
- a CDS encoding 2Fe-2S iron-sulfur cluster binding domain-containing protein → MREIILEIDGREVKAREGMTVLEAALAAGIRIPTLCYHEKLEPFGSCRLCTVEIEIKGWKKLVAACVYPVEPGLMVRTRTEKVDRIRKMIVELYLAHAPDSFVLEELEREYGADRNRFAKEASFCIHCGLCVRYCAEVKQKHAVGFVDRGTRKEICFVPEIAARECWNCKECFPLCPTEALQAAYVLCTALSHK